In Anseongella ginsenosidimutans, one genomic interval encodes:
- a CDS encoding choice-of-anchor Q domain-containing protein: MGGATSWNTDWGTDGGNNIITTSNPFTDAANGDFSLKPGAAAINGGSNTLYTDAGGNLANNKDLAGNARVYDLTNGGIVDMGAYEFQGNPLRPDANGILYVDSAAAPGGDGSSWATALKNLSDALKWARQQHDADNNWLQNDPLRIFIAKGTYKPLYNAEDGAYTTDGSRDNAFVMVKNVQLYGGFPDTGNPGFDDRDWNANPTILSGDIGAADNNSDNTYHVVLSAGDVGNALINGFTITGGNATGSGTITVNGQTVQVIAGGGIYNLASAPALTNLIISGNTAGSGGGMYNISSSPHLTNAAISGNSAGTNGGGIRNFNGSDPVLTNVTIAGNTTAGSGGGMANNASSPSVNNSILYGNTAATGNNIINTTGSANTFRYSLMEGNNSWDSDWGTDGGGNIITNASPFADAANGDFSLASNSPAINTGDNSVNSATTDLANNPRIFGAAIDMGAYEDQRPVVIHPDANGIIYVDSAAAPGGDGSSWATALASFDIALASAEAINAAAAGSPADSVRQIWVAKGTYQPSNGIPFLIKTALEIYGGFAGTEQSLSDRNLSAGNKSILKGNDGSVVGNMNSTGLVVFDGFEVTGGNVSAGSVGGIGNSAGKMIISNCIVSNNFAGLQAGGIGNDAGDLTVINSVIINNTAEYGGGIYNNFFGKLTVINCVFANNTAQYGGAVYIDEPLFTIPSISNSILWGNTTTADNNHVTGYAGAKPIVTYSIVEGGYTGTGNLDIDPQFADPAARNYRLRITSPGVNTGLNDSIPAWNSTDLAGNPRIYDEIGGGTVDMGAYEYQGMPVTPGTGNILYVNQSVSGGNGSGDSWANAIPELADALKWARQQHDADNNWLLNDSLRIFIAKGTYKPLYSAEDGGYTADGGRDNAFVMVKNVKLYGGFPDTGNPGISDRDWDANPTILSGDIGTADDNSDNTYHVVVSGGDVGNACLNGLVISGGNANGAFSITVNGLGSSRRDGGGILNSSSSPAILNTSISNNSANYGGGIGNLYSSSSPTILNTSISNNSALNGGGMYNLGSSPTILNTTISNNSANYGGGMGNSNSSPTILNTTISNNSAEYDGGGMYNDSSSPVVNNSIVFGNKLADASVSDILNENASTPVFKYSLVGGAASWNADWGTDRRNNIVTTSNPFADTANADFSLKPGAAAINGGNNTLYTDAGGDLDNDTDLAGNARVYDLAGGGIVDMGAYEYQGTPVTPGTGNILYVNQNVSGGNGSGDSWANAIPELADALKWARQQHDADGNWLQNDSLRIFIAKGTYMPLYSAADGSYTADGGRDNAFVMVKNVKLYGGFPDTGNPGLSDRDWDANPTILNGDIGTADDNSDNSYHVVISAGDVGNAGPNGLIISGGNADGENRIKVNGLLTLRRYGGGMINLNSSPTILNTSISNNSAGNIGGGMYNINSSPIILNTTISNNSTQVSAGGMYNLNSSPTILNTIISNNSAQTGGGGIENNVTSFPIIVNTIISNNVTQTGGGGMQNNGGTPAVINSIVFGNTLADASVSNISNNFSTPVFKYSLIGGATSWNTDWGTDGGNNIVTTSNPFADTANADFRLVPGPAVDGGSNTLYTDAGGDLADDTDLAGNARVYDLTGGGIVDMGAYEYQGACPDILIAEQPLERTVCFGTETSFSLEATGGDLTYQWQFSSDGGTTFTDLEENTVYSGVATATLTIAAAASETAGLYRCLISNECSTLESDAAALGVTLVEITGTPPAGTVDVAYNFTFSVSGRSEPYTWSVSQGELPDWLELNTETGEISGIPESAGDVTFTLQAEDASGCAATLAVNLTIASGEAPVITFPEMEAVVYGAADFAPGASASGNNEVEYVSSNENVAVITSEGLIRIIGAGTTDITASLPEDPNYEDAVPVTRELLVNPAALTITANNDSKTFDGTPYSGGGGITIIGWQYDDTDALLTGTVSYSGDSQGAISVGTYEIIPEGFDPLNNYTFDYQPGILTIIPAGNVVINFPELEDVVYGAADFNPSASSSDSRQVEYASSNPDVAVITSEGFLQIIGAGTTEITASLPEDPNYDDATPVTHELVVNPATLTITANDDSKTYDGTAYTGGNGATVTGWQYDDTDALLEGTLSYSGSSQSAVDAGVYEIIPSGYEPLENYLFEYRPGTLTITPAGQAAITFSELEQVVYGAPDFDAGAISSDGREVGYTSSNENVAVITSDDLIRIIGAGTTEITASLSEDPNYEDAAPVTRELVVNPATLTVTAADDSRTYDGTAYNGGNGVTITGWQYEDTDALLGGHWVTAETRKAPPQSGNMKLFLPGIHPLTTTLLTTNPAR; the protein is encoded by the coding sequence GTGGGCGGCGCCACCTCGTGGAATACGGACTGGGGTACCGACGGCGGGAATAATATCATTACAACTTCCAATCCCTTCACAGATGCAGCCAATGGTGATTTCAGCCTGAAACCCGGCGCTGCTGCCATAAATGGCGGAAGCAATACGCTTTACACCGATGCGGGCGGAAATTTGGCCAATAATAAAGATCTGGCGGGAAATGCGCGCGTATATGATCTGACCAATGGCGGCATTGTTGATATGGGTGCCTACGAGTTTCAGGGCAACCCGTTGCGCCCCGACGCCAACGGTATCCTCTATGTGGACAGTGCGGCTGCTCCTGGCGGCGATGGCAGCAGTTGGGCAACGGCCTTAAAAAATCTGTCCGATGCCTTAAAATGGGCCAGACAACAGCACGATGCCGACAACAACTGGCTGCAAAACGACCCCTTGCGCATCTTCATCGCCAAAGGCACTTATAAGCCGCTATATAATGCCGAGGATGGCGCCTATACCACAGACGGGAGCAGAGACAACGCCTTTGTGATGGTGAAAAACGTCCAGCTTTACGGCGGCTTCCCCGATACCGGTAATCCGGGCTTTGACGACAGGGATTGGAATGCCAATCCGACCATTCTTAGCGGCGATATAGGCGCAGCGGACAACAACAGTGATAATACCTACCATGTGGTTCTTTCTGCCGGCGATGTGGGCAATGCGCTGATTAACGGCTTTACCATTACCGGGGGAAATGCAACCGGAAGTGGCACCATTACGGTCAATGGCCAGACGGTACAGGTTATTGCCGGAGGCGGAATCTACAATCTTGCTTCCGCCCCTGCCCTGACCAATCTGATCATTTCAGGAAACACAGCAGGATCCGGCGGAGGAATGTATAACATCAGCTCCAGCCCGCACTTGACCAATGCAGCCATTTCCGGGAATAGCGCCGGCACCAACGGCGGCGGAATCCGTAATTTTAATGGTTCCGATCCCGTCTTAACGAACGTAACCATCGCGGGGAACACTACTGCCGGCAGCGGTGGCGGAATGGCGAATAATGCCTCCAGTCCTTCCGTAAATAACTCCATCTTATATGGAAATACGGCAGCCACAGGAAATAATATCATCAACACCACCGGCAGTGCAAATACTTTCCGGTACAGTTTGATGGAAGGCAATAACAGTTGGGATAGCGATTGGGGCACCGATGGCGGCGGCAATATCATCACCAATGCCAGTCCCTTCGCAGATGCAGCCAACGGTGACTTTAGCCTGGCTTCCAATAGCCCGGCTATTAATACAGGGGATAATTCTGTTAATAGTGCTACTACCGACCTGGCGAACAATCCAAGAATTTTCGGCGCTGCCATAGATATGGGGGCTTACGAGGATCAGAGACCAGTTGTCATTCATCCCGACGCCAATGGCATTATCTACGTGGACAGCGCAGCTGCTCCCGGCGGCGACGGCAGCAGCTGGGCGACAGCGCTGGCATCCTTTGACATCGCACTCGCATCGGCCGAAGCCATCAATGCCGCCGCTGCCGGTTCTCCTGCGGATTCCGTACGGCAGATATGGGTGGCGAAAGGAACTTATCAGCCTTCAAACGGCATACCTTTTCTAATTAAAACAGCCTTGGAGATATACGGAGGGTTTGCCGGGACGGAACAAAGCCTTTCTGATCGGAATTTGAGCGCAGGGAATAAAAGCATATTGAAAGGTAACGATGGCAGTGTAGTCGGGAACATGAACAGTACCGGTTTAGTTGTATTCGATGGCTTCGAAGTAACAGGAGGAAACGTTTCCGCCGGCTCGGTAGGCGGCATCGGAAACTCGGCCGGTAAGATGATTATCAGCAATTGTATTGTTTCCAATAACTTTGCCGGCCTCCAGGCAGGCGGCATTGGGAATGACGCCGGAGATTTAACGGTTATTAACAGCGTCATTATAAATAATACTGCTGAATACGGCGGAGGCATTTATAATAATTTTTTTGGTAAGCTAACGGTTATAAATTGTGTATTTGCCAATAACACAGCCCAATATGGCGGAGCCGTTTATATCGACGAACCATTGTTCACCATTCCCAGTATTTCCAATAGTATTTTATGGGGTAATACAACTACTGCCGACAATAATCATGTGACAGGTTATGCAGGGGCCAAGCCCATCGTCACTTACAGCATCGTAGAGGGCGGCTATACTGGTACAGGTAACCTGGATATAGATCCGCAGTTTGCGGATCCGGCAGCACGTAATTACCGGTTACGGATAACGAGCCCCGGCGTCAATACCGGTTTGAATGACAGTATTCCTGCCTGGAATTCCACCGATTTAGCAGGCAATCCGCGAATATATGATGAGATCGGCGGCGGAACCGTGGACATGGGCGCTTATGAATACCAGGGCATGCCTGTTACTCCCGGCACAGGAAATATCCTTTATGTCAATCAAAGTGTATCCGGCGGTAACGGAAGCGGCGACAGCTGGGCCAATGCCATCCCCGAACTGGCGGACGCCCTGAAATGGGCCAGGCAACAGCACGATGCCGACAACAACTGGCTGCTAAACGACAGCCTGCGCATCTTCATCGCCAAAGGCACTTACAAGCCGCTTTACAGTGCCGAAGACGGCGGCTACACCGCAGACGGCGGCAGGGACAACGCCTTTGTGATGGTGAAAAACGTTAAACTCTACGGCGGCTTCCCCGATACCGGTAATCCGGGCATAAGCGACAGGGATTGGGACGCCAATCCGACCATTCTTAGCGGCGATATAGGCACAGCGGACGACAACAGTGATAATACCTATCATGTGGTTGTTTCCGGCGGCGATGTGGGTAATGCCTGCCTGAACGGATTGGTTATTTCCGGTGGAAATGCGAATGGCGCATTTTCCATTACCGTAAACGGATTGGGATCTTCCCGCCGCGATGGTGGAGGAATATTAAATTCATCTTCTTCCCCTGCTATCCTGAATACATCGATCTCGAATAATTCGGCGAACTATGGCGGCGGAATCGGTAATCTTTATTCTAGCTCTTCCCCAACCATCCTGAATACGAGTATCTCGAATAATTCAGCCCTAAACGGTGGCGGAATGTACAATCTTGGATCTTCCCCAACCATCCTGAATACGACTATTTCGAATAATTCGGCGAATTATGGCGGCGGAATGGGTAATTCTAACTCTTCCCCAACCATCCTGAATACGACTATCTCGAATAATTCGGCTGAATATGACGGAGGCGGAATGTATAATGATTCTTCTTCCCCGGTTGTCAACAATTCTATTGTTTTTGGAAACAAGCTGGCAGATGCTTCTGTTTCCGATATCCTCAATGAGAATGCAAGTACGCCTGTTTTTAAATATAGTCTGGTAGGCGGCGCTGCCTCGTGGAATGCCGACTGGGGTACGGACCGCAGGAATAATATCGTTACAACTTCCAATCCCTTCGCGGATACGGCCAACGCTGATTTCAGCCTGAAACCCGGCGCTGCTGCCATAAATGGCGGAAACAATACCCTTTACACCGATGCCGGAGGAGATTTGGACAATGACACGGACCTGGCCGGGAATGCACGCGTATATGACCTGGCGGGCGGCGGCATCGTGGACATGGGCGCTTATGAATACCAGGGAACGCCAGTTACTCCCGGCACAGGGAATATCCTTTATGTCAATCAAAATGTATCCGGCGGCAATGGAAGCGGCGACAGTTGGGCCAACGCCATCCCTGAGCTGGCGGACGCCCTGAAATGGGCCAGGCAGCAGCACGACGCCGATGGCAACTGGCTGCAAAACGACAGCCTGCGCATCTTCATCGCCAAAGGCACTTACATGCCGCTTTACAGCGCCGCCGACGGCAGCTACACCGCAGACGGCGGCAGGGACAACGCCTTTGTGATGGTGAAAAACGTGAAACTCTACGGCGGCTTCCCCGATACCGGTAATCCGGGCTTAAGCGACAGGGATTGGGACGCTAACCCGACCATTCTTAACGGCGATATAGGCACAGCGGACGACAACAGTGATAATAGCTATCATGTGGTTATTTCTGCCGGTGATGTGGGTAATGCAGGTCCGAATGGACTGATCATCTCTGGTGGAAATGCGGATGGTGAAAATCGCATTAAGGTAAACGGACTTTTAACTCTACGCCGCTATGGTGGTGGAATGATTAATTTAAATTCTTCCCCAACTATCCTGAATACATCGATCTCTAATAATTCTGCAGGAAACATTGGTGGTGGAATGTACAATATAAACTCTTCCCCAATCATCCTGAATACAACCATCTCGAATAATTCGACGCAAGTCAGCGCGGGCGGAATGTACAATTTAAACTCTTCTCCAACCATACTGAATACGATTATCTCCAATAATTCGGCGCAGACCGGTGGGGGCGGAATAGAAAATAACGTCACTTCTTTTCCAATCATCGTGAATACGATTATTTCGAATAATGTGACGCAAACCGGTGGGGGCGGAATGCAAAATAATGGCGGTACCCCGGCTGTTATCAATTCTATTGTTTTTGGAAACACGCTGGCAGATGCTTCCGTTTCCAATATATCCAATAATTTTAGTACACCTGTTTTTAAGTATAGTTTAATAGGCGGCGCCACCTCCTGGAATACGGACTGGGGCACAGACGGCGGGAACAATATCGTTACAACTTCCAATCCCTTCGCAGATACGGCCAACGCTGATTTCAGACTAGTACCAGGTCCTGCCGTAGATGGCGGAAGCAATACCCTTTACACCGATGCCGGAGGAGATTTGGCCGATGACACGGACCTGGCAGGAAATGCGCGCGTATATGACCTGACGGGCGGCGGAATCGTGGACATGGGCGCTTACGAGTACCAGGGAGCCTGCCCCGACATCCTCATCGCCGAACAGCCCCTGGAGAGAACGGTTTGCTTCGGAACCGAAACAAGCTTCAGCCTGGAAGCTACCGGCGGCGACCTCACCTACCAATGGCAGTTCAGTTCCGACGGCGGGACCACCTTCACCGACCTGGAAGAAAACACCGTTTATTCAGGCGTCGCCACCGCTACCCTCACCATCGCCGCGGCAGCATCTGAAACAGCCGGACTTTATCGCTGCCTGATCAGCAATGAATGCAGCACACTGGAAAGCGACGCAGCAGCGCTCGGCGTTACCCTCGTTGAAATTACCGGCACTCCCCCCGCAGGCACGGTAGATGTCGCCTATAACTTCACGTTCAGCGTTTCCGGAAGAAGCGAGCCCTACACCTGGTCGGTTTCCCAAGGCGAACTGCCTGACTGGCTCGAACTTAACACCGAAACGGGTGAGATCAGCGGCATCCCCGAAAGCGCCGGAGACGTTACATTCACCCTTCAGGCGGAAGATGCTTCCGGCTGCGCGGCTACGCTGGCCGTGAATCTGACAATCGCCTCAGGCGAGGCTCCCGTGATCACCTTCCCTGAAATGGAAGCCGTTGTATACGGCGCGGCTGATTTCGCTCCCGGAGCTTCGGCCAGCGGCAATAACGAGGTAGAATATGTTAGCTCCAATGAGAATGTAGCCGTTATTACCTCCGAGGGCCTGATCCGGATCATCGGCGCAGGCACCACCGATATTACAGCAAGTTTACCCGAAGATCCAAATTACGAGGATGCTGTGCCAGTAACGCGGGAACTATTGGTGAACCCGGCTGCTCTAACGATTACCGCAAATAACGATTCCAAGACGTTTGATGGAACGCCTTACAGCGGTGGCGGTGGCATAACCATTATCGGCTGGCAGTATGACGATACTGATGCACTGCTGACAGGAACTGTCTCCTATTCGGGCGATTCCCAGGGAGCTATCAGCGTGGGCACTTATGAGATCATTCCGGAAGGTTTCGATCCGCTCAATAATTATACATTCGATTATCAGCCGGGAATCCTTACGATCATTCCGGCTGGAAATGTCGTGATCAACTTCCCTGAGCTGGAAGATGTTGTTTACGGAGCAGCCGATTTTAACCCCAGCGCTTCCTCCAGCGACAGCCGGCAGGTGGAATATGCCAGCTCCAACCCGGATGTGGCGGTGATCACCTCCGAAGGTTTCCTGCAGATCATCGGCGCAGGCACCACAGAAATTACCGCCAGCTTGCCGGAAGACCCGAATTACGACGACGCCACACCGGTTACACATGAACTGGTTGTGAACCCGGCTACCCTCACTATTACGGCTAACGATGATTCCAAAACTTACGACGGAACAGCTTACACCGGTGGTAACGGCGCTACAGTCACCGGCTGGCAGTACGATGATACGGATGCCCTGTTGGAAGGAACATTGAGTTACAGCGGAAGTTCGCAAAGCGCCGTAGACGCAGGGGTGTATGAAATTATTCCGTCAGGCTACGAGCCGCTTGAAAATTACCTGTTCGAGTACCGGCCCGGAACCCTGACCATCACCCCGGCCGGGCAGGCGGCCATCACCTTTTCCGAACTGGAACAGGTCGTCTACGGCGCTCCGGACTTCGATGCGGGAGCTATTTCCAGCGACGGCCGGGAAGTGGGATATACAAGCTCTAATGAAAATGTAGCCGTTATTACTTCCGATGACCTAATCCGGATCATCGGCGCAGGCACCACCGAAATTACCGCCAGCCTTTCGGAAGACCCCAATTACGAAGATGCCGCGCCCGTAACCAGGGAACTGGTCGTGAATCCGGCCACCTTGACCGTTACAGCTGCCGATGATTCAAGGACTTACGATGGAACGGCTTACAACGGCGGAAACGGCGTGACAATCACCGGCTGGCAGTATGAGGACACCGATGCGCTGCTCGGGGGACATTGGGTTACAGCGGAAACTCGCAAGGCGCCGCCGCAGTCGGGCAATATGAAATTATTCCTGCCGGGTATACACCCCTTAACAACTACACTTTTAACTACCAACCCGGCACGCTGA
- a CDS encoding MBG domain-containing protein, translating to MGYSGNSQGAAAVGQYEIIPAGYTPLNNYTFNYQPGTLTIIPAGQVVINFPQPDPMIYGDPDFDPDATSSDGRQIEYTSSDENVAIITINGLVQIVGAGTTNITAILPEDQNYEDVMPVSRELVVSPAPLTVTADDDSKTYDGLAYSGGNGVTVAGWQYEDTDALLEGMVSYNGSSQGAIDAGAYEIIPSGYELLDNYTLNYQPGTLTIIPAGNVVINFPELEDVIYGFADFAPGASASNDSEVEYTSSDENVAVITSAGEIQIIGAGTTEITASLAIDPNYENADPVTRVLVVNPATLTVIANDDSKTYDGAPYSGGNGVTTTGWQYEDTDALLEGTLSYSGSSQGATDVGIYEIIPSGYEALGNYTFSYQPGTLTTTPAEKAVITFPAPEAVVYGAPDFDPAATSSDGRQVEYASSNENVALVTAGGFIQIVGAGEIEITAFLPDDPNYENVPPVIQELTIKPAMLTITAVDDSKTYDGAAYSGGNGVTVTGWQYDDTDALLEGTLNYTGNSQGAVNTGEYLIVPGGYSADNYEIVYKSGALRVSKAPLVITAVNKTRKFGWENPVFTFNYQGFVSGENEDDLAALPTAVTTANETSPPGIYPITTSGAASENYQISYVNGTLTVIPATRSLVFEALPEKTYGDADFDPGAEARPEETILYSSSNTGVAEIINGMVHITGAGTAVITATLAENPNYDNRPSISRELIVHKASQTIDFVLPGEVERDAGIIALQISASSGLPVTLSSSDDQVAIVAGGAGENQLEILRLGTSFITAVQPGNANYLPAEPVSRQLLVVDPAGNLIKVHQVVSPNSDGINEFLLVEGIRDYPENKMTIVTRSGAKVFEIQGYDNGSRVFKGIANTRVNYEFLPRARISTCWNSRPAASGNVKRDGLS from the coding sequence TTGGGTTACAGCGGAAACTCGCAAGGCGCCGCCGCAGTCGGGCAATATGAAATTATTCCTGCCGGGTATACACCCCTTAACAACTACACTTTTAACTACCAACCCGGCACGCTGACTATTATTCCTGCCGGGCAGGTCGTGATCAATTTCCCGCAACCGGATCCCATGATTTATGGAGATCCCGACTTCGACCCCGATGCTACGTCCAGCGATGGCAGACAGATCGAATATACAAGCTCCGATGAAAATGTGGCCATAATCACGATCAACGGACTGGTTCAGATTGTTGGTGCAGGCACCACGAATATCACCGCCATCTTGCCCGAAGATCAAAATTACGAGGACGTCATGCCAGTCTCCCGGGAACTGGTAGTAAGTCCCGCTCCCCTAACCGTTACCGCAGACGATGATTCCAAAACCTATGACGGACTCGCTTACAGCGGCGGAAACGGGGTAACGGTGGCCGGTTGGCAATACGAGGACACCGATGCACTACTTGAGGGCATGGTAAGTTACAACGGAAGTTCCCAAGGCGCCATAGACGCAGGAGCGTATGAGATCATTCCTTCGGGCTACGAGCTGCTGGATAACTACACGCTTAATTACCAACCCGGGACCCTTACGATCATTCCGGCTGGAAACGTCGTGATCAACTTCCCGGAGCTGGAAGATGTTATATATGGCTTCGCTGATTTCGCTCCCGGAGCTTCTGCCAGCAACGACAGCGAAGTGGAATACACAAGCTCCGATGAAAATGTGGCCGTGATCACTTCCGCAGGGGAAATACAGATCATCGGCGCAGGTACTACAGAGATCACCGCCAGCCTGGCGATCGATCCTAACTACGAAAATGCCGACCCGGTCACCAGGGTGCTGGTAGTGAACCCGGCAACCTTGACCGTTATCGCCAACGACGATTCCAAAACTTATGACGGCGCCCCCTACAGCGGCGGCAATGGCGTGACAACCACCGGCTGGCAGTACGAGGACACCGATGCGCTGCTGGAAGGCACGCTGAGTTACAGCGGAAGTTCCCAGGGAGCAACTGACGTGGGTATCTACGAAATCATTCCTTCGGGCTACGAAGCCCTTGGGAACTATACGTTTAGTTACCAACCCGGAACATTGACCACTACGCCTGCTGAAAAGGCGGTGATCACCTTCCCTGCCCCGGAGGCCGTCGTCTACGGCGCCCCGGACTTCGACCCCGCCGCTACTTCTAGTGATGGCCGCCAGGTGGAATATGCTTCCTCCAATGAAAACGTGGCGCTCGTCACTGCCGGAGGTTTTATTCAGATTGTTGGAGCGGGCGAAATCGAGATCACCGCTTTCCTGCCCGATGATCCCAATTACGAGAATGTTCCGCCGGTGATACAGGAACTAACAATAAAGCCAGCCATGCTGACCATTACCGCAGTGGACGACTCCAAAACCTACGACGGCGCGGCTTACAGCGGCGGAAACGGCGTAACCGTGACCGGCTGGCAATACGATGACACCGATGCCTTGCTGGAAGGAACGTTAAACTATACCGGCAACTCGCAGGGAGCAGTAAACACCGGGGAATACTTGATCGTGCCCGGCGGCTATTCGGCAGACAATTACGAAATCGTTTATAAGAGTGGAGCGCTCCGGGTAAGCAAAGCCCCGTTGGTCATTACCGCTGTGAACAAAACCAGGAAGTTCGGCTGGGAGAACCCCGTGTTCACCTTTAATTACCAGGGCTTTGTTTCCGGAGAGAATGAAGATGATCTGGCGGCCCTTCCAACGGCGGTGACCACCGCTAACGAAACGTCCCCGCCGGGAATCTATCCCATCACGACCAGCGGCGCTGCATCGGAAAACTACCAGATCAGCTATGTGAACGGCACATTGACCGTTATACCGGCTACGCGCAGCCTGGTCTTTGAAGCCCTGCCGGAAAAAACCTATGGCGATGCCGACTTTGACCCGGGGGCCGAGGCCCGACCCGAGGAAACGATCCTCTACAGCAGTTCTAATACCGGTGTGGCTGAGATCATCAATGGCATGGTGCATATCACCGGGGCGGGTACGGCCGTGATCACCGCAACCCTGGCCGAAAACCCTAATTACGATAACAGGCCTTCTATATCAAGGGAACTCATCGTCCATAAAGCCTCGCAGACCATCGACTTTGTTTTGCCCGGGGAAGTAGAACGCGATGCCGGTATCATTGCCCTGCAGATCAGCGCTTCCTCAGGCTTACCGGTCACGCTCAGCAGTTCCGATGACCAGGTGGCTATTGTGGCCGGCGGCGCCGGGGAAAACCAGCTGGAGATCCTTCGCCTGGGAACGTCGTTCATCACCGCGGTGCAGCCTGGCAACGCGAATTACCTGCCGGCGGAACCTGTGAGCCGCCAGCTGCTGGTAGTGGACCCGGCCGGCAATCTCATAAAAGTACACCAGGTAGTTTCTCCCAACAGCGACGGCATCAACGAGTTCCTGCTGGTGGAAGGCATCCGCGATTACCCCGAAAACAAGATGACCATCGTCACCCGCAGCGGAGCCAAGGTATTCGAGATCCAGGGCTATGATAACGGCAGCCGTGTCTTCAAAGGAATAGCCAATACCCGGGTCAATTATGAGTTCCTCCCCAGGGCACGTATTTCTACCTGCTGGAATTCAAGGCCGGCGGCCAGTGGAAACGTAAAACGGGATGGTTTGTCATGA
- a CDS encoding PorP/SprF family type IX secretion system membrane protein, producing the protein MKTIYNTLLLLLCTTGLAYAQQPFTYTQYMDNLAPINATYSLLDKAGAVHALVRKQWVGIDGAPSTLIANGHLPLASIGAAAGLNIMHDEFGPEKMTEASAFLAKSVRLSEKEYLAASMSFGVRRYEARYSGLDPHDPLFQDDILETVGTLGLGLMYFIPEKFYAGVSVPRISFRELGRASVEDSRYFKNHYYLMMGFLGSLGEDIKIKPAILASYASNIPLHADISTTLYLKEAIGLGLNYRTNNEMGAILSVFLNNRLRFGYSYQFGLNSYRLGQVNDGTHEITLGYRFGEGIGFSKLL; encoded by the coding sequence ATGAAAACGATATACAACACGCTTTTACTGCTGCTTTGTACTACGGGACTGGCATACGCTCAGCAGCCCTTCACCTATACCCAGTACATGGATAACCTCGCTCCTATCAACGCCACCTATTCCCTGCTGGATAAGGCCGGGGCGGTGCATGCCCTGGTTCGCAAGCAGTGGGTGGGCATCGACGGGGCGCCCTCTACGCTGATCGCTAACGGGCACCTGCCCCTTGCTTCCATCGGGGCGGCGGCCGGGCTCAATATCATGCACGATGAGTTCGGGCCGGAGAAAATGACCGAGGCCAGCGCTTTCCTGGCCAAGTCCGTCCGCCTCTCGGAAAAAGAGTACCTGGCCGCTTCCATGAGCTTTGGGGTGCGCAGGTATGAGGCCCGCTATTCCGGGCTGGACCCGCATGATCCGCTCTTCCAGGACGACATCCTGGAAACCGTCGGTACACTAGGGCTGGGACTGATGTACTTTATTCCCGAGAAATTCTACGCCGGCGTTTCCGTGCCCCGCATCAGTTTCCGTGAGCTGGGAAGGGCATCGGTGGAGGATTCCCGGTATTTTAAAAACCATTATTACCTGATGATGGGTTTCCTGGGTTCCCTGGGAGAAGATATTAAGATAAAACCCGCCATCCTGGCTTCTTACGCTTCCAACATTCCACTGCATGCCGATATTTCTACTACGCTGTATTTGAAAGAAGCCATCGGACTGGGGCTGAACTACCGCACCAACAATGAAATGGGCGCCATTCTTTCCGTGTTTCTGAATAACCGGCTCCGCTTCGGCTACAGTTACCAGTTCGGCCTGAACAGTTACCGCCTGGGGCAGGTCAATGACGGGACGCATGAAATTACACTGGGGTACCGCTTTGGAGAAGGAATAGGTTTCTCAAAATTACTTTAG